The following proteins are co-located in the Myxocyprinus asiaticus isolate MX2 ecotype Aquarium Trade chromosome 44, UBuf_Myxa_2, whole genome shotgun sequence genome:
- the gcm2 gene encoding chorion-specific transcription factor GCMb produces MSKSSDQFDSSDCVCSFGMKLTWDINDSKLPQDTKQYDVFQEWTDGYVRYIYSSEDKNAQRHLSGWAMRNTNNHNCQILKKSCLGVVVCSRNCSLPDGTKLQLRPAICDKARQKQQKKLCPNCNSALELIPCRGHSGYPVTNFWRVDGKAIFFQAKGVHDHPRPESKSETEARRSAVKRRLSSPHFSQKRRLVEPEPGRYHDMAFPNIHQLTMEGPDRFSIIAESNFPIQTQHYPPFQNPEPYKFPYDTHAAAAMADAPGSLQKPANHRLYMTRPPCGYDFAVPGYLGSSPYPAALYKDPTNPQSETEPNKSGPCLSGVSHGTSPLATHERSYADTTGKHHSWKQILSKGVYGERVDYPQLPTNGNHHYYNSDYPCRYTGPTSATPAALQTIITTTTKVSYQPCPKPSVVKHGENIYDVKCLSNCNSVLEEATPNSPYSDLKIPEDSGVIKSALSYQDTLPAKTERAENFEGYRYSSYSSNSYPERMSHPFRYESGEY; encoded by the exons ATGTCAAAATCCTCAGATCAATTTGACAGCTCGGACTGTGTGTGTTCTTTCGGGATGAAGTTGACTTGGGATATAAACGACTCCAAACTTCCACAG GACACAAAGCAGTATGATGTGTTCCAGGAGTGGACGGATGGATATGTGCGTTATATCTACAGCAGTGAGGATAAAAATGCACAGAGACACCTAAGCGGATGGGCCATGAGAAACACAAATAATCACAACTGTCAGATCCTGAAGAAGTCTTGTCTTGGTGTGGTGGTATGTTCACGGAACTGCTCTCTCCCAGATGGGACCAAACTTCAGCTGAGACCGGCCATCTGTGATAAAGCTCGACAGAAACAACAGA AAAAGCTTTGCCCGAACTGTAACTCAGCTCTAGAGTTGATTCCGTGCCGAGGTCACAGTGGATATCCAGTcaccaatttttggagagttgaCGGAAAGGCCATTTTTTTCCAG GCTAAAGGAGTCCATGACCACCCCAGACCAGAGAGTAAGTCTGAAACAGAGGCAAGAAGGAGTGCAGTAAAGAGACGGTTGTCTTCACCTCACTTCTCACAGAAAAGAAGACTGGTGGAGCcagag CCTGGGCGCTACCATGACATGGCCTTCCCAAATATCCACCAGCTCACCATGGAGGGTCCAGACCGCTTCAGCATCATTGCAGAGTCCAACTTCCCAATCCAGACCCAACACTACCCTCCGTTCCAGAACCCAGAGCCCTACAAGTTCCCCTACGACACACATGCCGCTGCGGCCATGGCCGATGCCCCAGGCTCACTGCAGAAGCCTGCCAACCACCGTCTGTATATGACTCGCCCCCCTTGTGGCTATGATTTTGCAGTCCCAGGATACCTTGGCTCAAGCCCTTATCCAGCAGCACTGTACAAGGACCCTACTAACCCACAATCTGAGACGGAACCTAATAAATCTGGGCCCTGTCTAAGTGGGGTCTCTCATGGCACGAGCCCATTAGCCACCCACGAGCGGAGCTACGCAGACACCACGGGAAAACATCACAGCTGGAAGCAGATTCTTAGTAAAGGTGTTTACGGGGAGCGAGTAGACTACCCTCAGCTGCCGACCAATGGCAACCACCACTACTACAACAGCGACTACCCGTGTAGGTACACAGGACCCACTTCCGCTACCCCGGCAGCTCTCCagaccataataaccacaactaCAAAAGTGTCGTACCAGCCATGCCCCAAGCCATCTGTCGTCAAGCATGGAGAGAACATCTATGACGTAAAATGCCTGTCTAACTGTAACTCAGTCTTGGAAGAGGCAACTCCCAACTCTCCCTACTCTGACCTGAAGATTCCTGAGGATTCCGGAGTGATAAAATCTGCCCTGTCATACCAGGACACTCTCCCAGCTAAAACTGAGAGGGCAGAAAACTTTGAGGGCTATCGCTACAGCAGCTACAGCTCAAATAGTTACCCTGAACGGATGTCACATCCATTTAGGTATGAAAGTGGAGAATATTGA